Proteins from a single region of Rhizobium leguminosarum bv. trifolii WSM1325:
- a CDS encoding putative transcriptional regulator protein (KEGG: ret:RHE_PF00406 putative transcriptional regulator protein), with product MSLRNESLQIFLDAAFVAFDQFAKAPEARRSIRQIFAALERPGAARVGEGRRLPVCAQLDVALSIDTAYPSLTRLIDGFKGIEPMLEWRQRTKYDHTASDNFVDEHANAMIIGPGGLEERSDLWFGVTLMAPQVRYPDHVHAPEEVYLVLSEGEFQQGEGNWFSPGIGGSFYNVPDIKHAMRSLDTPLFAFWALLAERPAV from the coding sequence ATGAGTTTACGCAATGAAAGCCTGCAGATTTTCCTGGATGCGGCTTTCGTGGCTTTCGACCAGTTCGCCAAGGCCCCGGAAGCCCGCCGCTCGATCCGTCAGATTTTTGCGGCGCTGGAGCGCCCGGGGGCTGCGCGCGTGGGGGAGGGAAGGCGATTGCCGGTTTGCGCTCAGCTTGATGTGGCGCTCTCGATCGATACGGCCTATCCTTCGCTGACGCGATTGATCGACGGGTTCAAAGGCATCGAGCCAATGCTTGAATGGCGTCAGCGCACCAAGTATGACCACACGGCCAGCGACAATTTTGTCGATGAGCATGCCAATGCCATGATTATCGGCCCGGGAGGATTGGAGGAGCGGAGCGACCTGTGGTTCGGCGTGACGTTGATGGCGCCTCAGGTGCGCTATCCTGACCACGTTCATGCGCCTGAGGAGGTCTACCTCGTACTGTCCGAGGGAGAGTTCCAGCAGGGGGAAGGGAACTGGTTTTCGCCTGGTATCGGCGGATCCTTCTACAATGTTCCCGACATCAAGCATGCCATGAGGTCGCTCGACACGCCGCTCTTCGCCTTCTGGGCATTACTTGCCGAACGGCCAGCAGTTTAG
- a CDS encoding Electron transfer flavoprotein alpha subunit (PFAM: Electron transfer flavoprotein alpha subunit; Electron transfer flavoprotein alpha/beta-subunit~KEGG: electron transfer flavoprotein alpha-subunit alpha-etf flavoprotein; K03522 electron transfer flavoprotein alpha subunit), whose protein sequence is MTILLLADHDNASLSDQTAKTLTAATKIGGDIHILVAGKAAKPAADAAAKLAGVSKVLLAESDELANNLAEPLADLIVSLAGSYDTILSAATSVGKNVLPRVAALLDVAQVSEIIEVISSDTFKRPIYAGNAIQTVQASDAKKVITVRTASFASAPDGGSAVVEAIPAVSDPGLSTFVRDALSASDRPELTSAKIIISGGRALGSAEKFREVILPLADKLGAAVGASRAAVDAGYAPNDWQVGQTGKVVAPQLYIACGISGAIQHLAGMKDSKVIVAINKDEEAPIFQVADYGLVADLFDVLPELQKAL, encoded by the coding sequence ATGACCATTCTTCTTCTGGCTGACCACGACAATGCAAGCCTGTCTGATCAGACCGCCAAAACTCTGACAGCAGCCACCAAGATCGGCGGCGATATTCACATTCTCGTTGCCGGCAAGGCTGCCAAGCCTGCCGCCGATGCCGCCGCCAAGCTCGCCGGCGTCTCCAAGGTGCTGCTGGCCGAAAGCGACGAACTCGCCAACAATCTGGCCGAACCGCTGGCCGACCTGATCGTCTCGCTGGCCGGCAGCTACGACACGATCCTGTCTGCCGCCACCTCGGTCGGCAAGAATGTGCTGCCGCGCGTCGCCGCTCTTCTCGATGTCGCCCAGGTCTCCGAGATCATCGAGGTGATCTCGTCAGATACCTTCAAGCGGCCGATCTATGCCGGCAATGCCATCCAGACGGTGCAGGCGAGCGATGCCAAGAAGGTGATCACCGTGCGCACCGCCTCCTTCGCCTCCGCACCGGACGGTGGTTCGGCCGTGGTCGAGGCAATTCCGGCGGTTTCCGATCCGGGGCTTTCGACCTTCGTCAGGGACGCGCTGTCGGCCTCCGACCGTCCGGAGCTGACGTCTGCGAAGATCATCATTTCCGGCGGCCGGGCGCTCGGCTCGGCGGAAAAGTTCAGGGAGGTCATCCTGCCGCTTGCCGACAAGCTCGGTGCTGCCGTCGGCGCATCCAGAGCCGCCGTCGATGCCGGCTATGCGCCGAACGACTGGCAGGTCGGCCAGACCGGCAAGGTGGTTGCGCCGCAGCTCTATATTGCCTGCGGCATTTCAGGCGCCATCCAGCATCTGGCCGGCATGAAGGATTCGAAGGTCATCGTCGCCATCAACAAGGACGAAGAGGCGCCGATCTTCCAGGTCGCCGACTATGGATTGGTCGCCGATCTCTTCGATGTCTTGCCGGAATTGCAAAAGGCGCTCTAG
- a CDS encoding S-(hydroxymethyl)glutathione synthase (KEGG: rec:RHECIAT_PC0000582 probable glutathione-dependent formaldehyde-activating protein~TIGRFAM: S-(hydroxymethyl)glutathione synthase~PFAM: glutathione-dependent formaldehyde-activating GFA), which yields MTSIAIHPAVDSGFRATDAAFAGGTLVCKCASNPVKVRIKSDIAHNHACGCTKCWKPEGFVFSVVAVAPTESVEVQENGDKLAVVDSTALIQRHACKECGVHMYGPVVREHPFQGLSFVHPERFQESGWTKPGFAAFVSSIIESGFDPAKMDAVRAQLRTSGLEPYDCLNPGLMDYIATWMAKKSGVLAA from the coding sequence ATGACCAGCATAGCCATACATCCGGCAGTGGATTCAGGCTTTCGGGCGACTGACGCAGCTTTCGCAGGCGGGACGCTCGTCTGCAAGTGCGCCAGCAACCCCGTGAAGGTCAGGATCAAGAGCGACATCGCCCATAATCACGCCTGCGGCTGCACGAAATGCTGGAAGCCCGAGGGCTTCGTCTTTTCAGTCGTGGCAGTTGCGCCGACCGAAAGCGTCGAAGTTCAGGAGAATGGCGACAAGCTCGCCGTCGTCGATTCCACCGCCTTGATCCAGCGCCACGCCTGCAAGGAATGCGGCGTGCATATGTATGGGCCGGTCGTGCGCGAACATCCGTTCCAGGGATTGTCGTTCGTCCATCCGGAACGTTTTCAGGAAAGTGGCTGGACGAAGCCGGGCTTTGCGGCCTTCGTGTCGTCGATCATCGAAAGCGGCTTCGACCCCGCGAAGATGGACGCCGTCAGGGCGCAGTTGAGGACGTCCGGCCTCGAGCCTTACGATTGCCTAAACCCTGGCCTGATGGACTACATCGCAACCTGGATGGCCAAGAAGAGCGGCGTCCTGGCTGCGTGA
- a CDS encoding transcriptional regulator, TetR family (PFAM: regulatory protein TetR~KEGG: ret:RHE_PF00408 TetR family transcriptional regulator) has product MDQALNDTGWRGSQEGWLEAAYHSLLDSGVDSVKILPLAKKLNLSRTSFYWFFKDREELLAGLVARWRDKNTGNIVKQSEAYAESLAEAMLNVFDCWLNNDLFDARFEFAVRSWALQSDEILAEVRQADQLRLEALKRMFIRFGLPEATSDVRARTTYLVQIGYISMQAREELAVRMKRIPEYIAIYTGEVPQQRELDRFFSRHGYRPD; this is encoded by the coding sequence ATGGATCAGGCTTTGAATGACACTGGCTGGCGCGGATCGCAGGAGGGATGGCTGGAAGCAGCTTACCACTCGCTGCTGGATTCCGGCGTGGATTCGGTGAAAATTCTGCCGCTGGCGAAGAAGCTCAACCTTTCGCGCACGAGCTTCTACTGGTTCTTCAAGGACCGGGAGGAACTGCTGGCCGGGCTCGTGGCGCGGTGGCGCGACAAAAACACCGGTAACATCGTCAAGCAGTCCGAAGCCTATGCGGAATCGCTTGCCGAGGCGATGCTTAACGTCTTCGATTGCTGGCTCAACAATGATCTGTTCGACGCCAGGTTCGAGTTCGCCGTGCGCAGCTGGGCGCTGCAGTCCGACGAGATTCTCGCCGAGGTCCGGCAAGCCGATCAGCTTCGCCTGGAAGCCCTCAAGCGGATGTTTATCCGGTTCGGGCTACCAGAAGCGACATCGGATGTCCGAGCGCGAACAACTTACCTCGTGCAGATCGGATATATCTCCATGCAAGCTAGGGAGGAACTCGCCGTCCGCATGAAACGGATCCCCGAATATATCGCGATCTACACCGGCGAAGTGCCGCAGCAGAGGGAGCTCGATCGCTTCTTCTCGCGGCATGGCTACAGGCCGGATTAG
- a CDS encoding Electron transfer flavoprotein alpha/beta-subunit (PFAM: Electron transfer flavoprotein alpha/beta-subunit~KEGG: rec:RHECIAT_CH0004062 electron transport flavoprotein, beta subunit), giving the protein MKILVPVKRVVDYNVKIRVKPDGTGVELANVKMSMNPFDEISVEEALRLKEAGKAEEVVVVSIGPAKAEETLRTALAMGADRAILVETDDAVEPLTVAKILKAVADAEQPGLIIVGKQAIDDDSNQTGQMLAALLGLAQATFASKIEIGDGKAQVTREVDGGLQTIEIKLPAVVTTDLRLNEPRYASLPNIMKAKKKPLDKKTPDDFGVSTTPRLKVLKTEEPSGRKAGVKVKSVAELIDKLKNEAGVL; this is encoded by the coding sequence ATGAAAATTCTCGTGCCCGTCAAACGGGTTGTCGACTACAACGTGAAGATCCGGGTGAAGCCGGACGGCACGGGTGTCGAGCTTGCCAATGTGAAGATGTCGATGAACCCGTTCGACGAGATCTCGGTGGAAGAAGCGCTGCGGCTGAAGGAAGCCGGCAAGGCCGAGGAAGTGGTGGTCGTTTCGATCGGTCCTGCCAAGGCCGAAGAGACGCTGCGGACCGCACTCGCCATGGGCGCAGACCGGGCGATCCTGGTCGAGACCGACGATGCCGTGGAGCCGCTCACGGTTGCCAAGATCCTCAAGGCTGTGGCCGATGCCGAACAGCCGGGGCTGATCATCGTCGGCAAGCAGGCGATCGACGACGATTCGAACCAGACCGGCCAGATGCTGGCAGCATTGCTTGGGCTCGCCCAAGCGACCTTCGCCTCGAAGATCGAGATCGGTGACGGCAAGGCTCAGGTGACCCGCGAGGTCGATGGCGGCCTGCAGACGATCGAGATCAAGCTGCCGGCGGTCGTCACCACCGATCTGCGCTTGAACGAACCGCGTTATGCCTCGCTGCCGAATATCATGAAGGCGAAGAAGAAGCCGCTCGACAAGAAGACGCCTGATGATTTCGGCGTGTCCACCACACCGCGCCTCAAGGTGTTGAAGACCGAGGAGCCGTCCGGCCGCAAGGCCGGCGTCAAGGTCAAGTCGGTCGCCGAACTGATCGACAAGCTTAAAAACGAAGCCGGCGTGCTGTAA
- a CDS encoding conserved hypothetical protein (KEGG: ret:RHE_PF00403 hypothetical protein) → MARVVGRPIKPGADLLLHDDEKPAYIRLHDIGRERRSRPLQEFLNDVGGLMLSAEAPAVASFVAGKVLQKLLKTGKVRPEGGPLPGAPEGLDDAIGHLAKSGRKYEAIAGQFQSLADKLLWRRGRSGPFASLNFGNTHSHAVLVGPGGMEERADLRVGVIYMDRYTRFPDHVQTQPRAFILLSPGEIRLGDSQWFSADIGTVFANDAGESFAIRCTARPLLAVWCQVERER, encoded by the coding sequence GTGGCGCGCGTCGTCGGACGTCCAATCAAACCTGGTGCCGACCTTCTCCTGCACGATGACGAGAAGCCGGCATACATACGGCTGCACGACATCGGCAGGGAAAGACGTTCTCGGCCGCTGCAGGAATTCCTCAATGATGTCGGCGGGCTGATGTTGTCGGCCGAGGCTCCTGCCGTCGCCAGTTTCGTCGCGGGCAAGGTCCTCCAGAAACTGCTCAAGACCGGCAAGGTGCGTCCGGAGGGCGGGCCTCTTCCCGGCGCGCCCGAAGGGCTGGATGACGCCATCGGCCATCTTGCAAAATCGGGACGGAAATACGAGGCGATCGCCGGCCAGTTCCAGAGTCTCGCCGATAAGCTGCTCTGGAGACGCGGCCGCTCCGGTCCGTTCGCAAGCCTGAATTTTGGCAATACGCACTCCCATGCAGTCTTGGTCGGTCCCGGCGGCATGGAGGAACGCGCCGATCTCAGGGTCGGCGTGATCTATATGGATCGCTATACAAGATTTCCCGACCATGTTCAGACGCAGCCCCGCGCCTTCATTCTGCTTTCGCCGGGTGAAATCCGTCTTGGTGATTCCCAGTGGTTCTCCGCCGATATCGGTACGGTCTTTGCGAATGACGCCGGCGAATCCTTCGCGATAAGATGCACAGCCCGGCCGCTGCTAGCGGTCTGGTGCCAGGTTGAGCGGGAGAGGTGA
- a CDS encoding S-(hydroxymethyl)glutathione dehydrogenase/class III alcohol dehydrogenase (TIGRFAM: S-(hydroxymethyl)glutathione dehydrogenase/class III alcohol dehydrogenase~PFAM: Alcohol dehydrogenase GroES domain protein; Alcohol dehydrogenase zinc-binding domain protein~KEGG: atc:AGR_C_3072 alcohol dehydrogenase / formaldehyde dehydrogenase (glutathione)) gives MDVRAAVAVQAGKPLEVMTVQLEGPRAGEVLVEVKATGICHTDDFTLSGADPEGLFPAILGHEGAGIVVDVGPGVTSVKKGDHVIPLYTPECRECYSCTSRKTNLCTSIRATQGQGVMPDGTSRFSIGKDKIHHYMGCSTFSNFTVLPEIALAKVNPDAPFDKICYIGCGVTTGIGAVINTAKVEIGATAIVFGLGGIGLNVLQGLKLAGADMIIGVDINPDRKAWGEKFGMTHFVNPKEVGDDIVPYLVNLTKRHGDLIGGADYTFDCTGNTKVMRQALEASHRGWGKSVIIGVAGAGQEISTRPFQLVTGRNWMGTAFGGARGRTDVPKIVDWYMQGKIQIDPMITHTMPLEDINKGFELMHKGESIRGVVVY, from the coding sequence ATGGACGTTCGCGCCGCCGTTGCCGTTCAGGCAGGAAAACCGCTCGAAGTGATGACCGTGCAGCTGGAAGGGCCGCGGGCCGGCGAAGTGCTGGTGGAGGTCAAGGCGACGGGCATTTGCCACACCGATGATTTCACTTTGTCGGGCGCCGATCCGGAAGGTCTCTTCCCCGCCATTCTCGGCCACGAGGGTGCGGGCATCGTCGTCGATGTCGGCCCCGGCGTCACCTCGGTGAAGAAGGGCGACCACGTCATTCCGCTCTACACCCCGGAATGCCGCGAATGCTATTCCTGCACCTCGCGCAAGACCAATCTCTGCACCTCGATTCGCGCGACCCAGGGCCAGGGCGTGATGCCGGATGGCACCTCGCGCTTCTCGATCGGCAAAGACAAGATCCACCACTATATGGGCTGCTCGACCTTTTCGAACTTCACCGTGCTGCCGGAGATCGCCCTTGCCAAGGTCAATCCCGACGCGCCGTTCGACAAGATCTGCTACATCGGCTGCGGTGTCACGACCGGCATCGGTGCGGTTATCAACACTGCCAAGGTCGAGATCGGCGCGACGGCGATCGTCTTCGGGCTCGGCGGTATCGGCCTCAACGTGCTGCAGGGCCTGAAGCTTGCTGGTGCCGACATGATCATCGGCGTCGATATCAACCCTGACCGCAAGGCCTGGGGCGAAAAGTTCGGCATGACCCACTTCGTCAATCCGAAGGAGGTCGGCGACGACATCGTGCCCTATCTCGTCAACCTGACGAAGCGCCACGGCGACCTGATCGGCGGCGCCGACTACACCTTCGACTGCACCGGCAACACCAAGGTGATGCGCCAGGCGCTGGAAGCATCGCACCGCGGCTGGGGCAAGTCGGTTATCATCGGCGTTGCCGGCGCCGGCCAGGAAATCTCCACCCGTCCGTTCCAGTTGGTCACCGGCCGCAACTGGATGGGCACCGCCTTCGGCGGCGCCCGCGGGCGCACCGATGTGCCGAAGATCGTCGACTGGTACATGCAGGGCAAGATCCAGATCGATCCGATGATCACCCACACCATGCCGCTCGAAGACATCAACAAGGGTTTCGAGCTGATGCACAAGGGCGAAAGCATCCGCGGCGTGGTCGTGTACTGA
- a CDS encoding S-formylglutathione hydrolase (KEGG: ret:RHE_PF00401 S-formylglutathione hydrolase protein~TIGRFAM: S-formylglutathione hydrolase~PFAM: putative esterase) encodes MKTISTENCHGGTQGVYVNRSDVCDCDMTFAVFLPPQAKARKLPVLWYLSGLTCTHANVMEKGEYRRLAAELGMIIVCPDTSPRGDAVPDEPGNWQFGKGAGFYLDATEPPFAQNYRMYSYVVDELPKLIAAEFPVDMDRQGIFGHSMGGHGAITIALKNPGRFGSCSAFAPISHPSVSGWSKPAFQKYLGSDETAWRAYDACSLIEDGHRFPEFLVDQGTADSFLEDGLRPEELRQACETAGISLRLRMQEGYGHSYFFISTFMEDHLRWHARRLGD; translated from the coding sequence ATGAAGACGATCTCGACCGAAAATTGTCATGGCGGCACTCAGGGCGTTTACGTCAATCGCTCGGATGTCTGCGACTGCGACATGACCTTTGCGGTATTCCTGCCGCCACAGGCGAAAGCACGCAAGCTGCCGGTTCTATGGTACCTTTCCGGTCTGACCTGCACCCATGCGAACGTCATGGAAAAGGGAGAGTATCGGCGTCTTGCCGCAGAACTCGGCATGATCATCGTCTGCCCCGATACCAGTCCGCGGGGCGATGCCGTCCCGGACGAACCTGGCAATTGGCAGTTCGGCAAGGGTGCCGGCTTCTATCTCGACGCCACCGAGCCGCCATTCGCACAGAACTATCGGATGTACAGCTACGTCGTCGATGAATTGCCCAAGCTTATCGCGGCCGAGTTTCCGGTCGACATGGACCGACAGGGCATCTTCGGTCACTCGATGGGCGGACACGGCGCGATCACGATTGCGCTCAAGAACCCCGGACGCTTCGGCAGTTGCTCGGCTTTTGCGCCGATCAGCCATCCCTCGGTCTCCGGCTGGTCAAAGCCGGCATTCCAGAAATACCTCGGATCGGATGAGACGGCCTGGCGGGCATATGATGCCTGCTCGCTGATCGAAGACGGGCACCGGTTCCCGGAATTCCTCGTCGACCAGGGCACGGCGGATAGCTTCCTGGAGGATGGATTGCGCCCCGAAGAGCTCAGGCAAGCCTGCGAGACGGCTGGCATCAGCCTGCGGCTTCGCATGCAGGAGGGCTACGGCCACTCCTACTTCTTCATTTCGACATTCATGGAAGACCATCTGCGCTGGCACGCGCGGAGATTGGGAGACTGA
- a CDS encoding NADH:flavin oxidoreductase/NADH oxidase (PFAM: NADH:flavin oxidoreductase/NADH oxidase; FAD-dependent pyridine nucleotide-disulphide oxidoreductase~KEGG: rec:RHECIAT_PC0000589 2,4-dienoyl-CoA reductase (NADPH) protein) yields MSNDPLLQPYQLKHLTLRNRIIVTSHEPAYPEDGMPKERYRAYTVERAKGGVALTMTAGSAAVSRDSPPVFNNLLAYKDEIVPWIREMTDAVHEEGAAIMIQLTHLGRRTRWDKGDWLPVVAPSHHREASHRSFPKKMEDWDIERIIKDFADAAERMKAGGMDGVELEAYGHLIDQFTSPLTNELDGPYGGSLDNRLRFCLDVFKAIRQRVGNDFILGVRYTADECLPGGTGKGDGIEISKRLKASGLIDYLNVIRGHIDTDAGLTDVIPIQGMANSPHLDFAGEIRAATDFPTFHAAKIPDVATARHAIASGKVDMIGMTRAHMTDPHIVRKIIEKREDDIRPCVGANYCLDRIYQGGAAFCIHNAATGRELTMPHIVAKADAKKKVVIVGAGPAGLEAARVAGERGHQVVVFEAANNPGGQIRLTAQSDRRREMISIIDWRMSQCEKYDVTFHFNTWAEADTVEAENPDVVIIATGGLPHTEVLASGNELVVSSWDIISGDVKPGTNVLIFDDAGDHAGLQAAEFLAKAGAKVEIMTPDRSFAPEVMAMNLVPYMRSLQKHDVTFTVTYRLEAVEKSGNQLVAHVGSDYGGIARQQSFDQIVVNHGTIPLDELYFELKPSSSNLGEMSHDQLLSGDPQSVIRNPDGKFQLFRIGDAVAARNTHAAVYDGLRIAKDI; encoded by the coding sequence ATGTCGAACGATCCCCTTCTCCAGCCCTATCAGCTCAAGCATCTGACGCTGCGCAACCGTATCATCGTGACCTCCCACGAGCCGGCCTATCCGGAAGACGGCATGCCGAAGGAAAGGTATCGCGCCTATACGGTGGAGCGGGCAAAGGGGGGCGTGGCCTTGACGATGACGGCCGGCTCGGCCGCGGTTTCCAGGGACAGCCCGCCGGTCTTCAACAACCTGCTCGCCTATAAGGACGAGATCGTGCCCTGGATCAGGGAAATGACCGACGCCGTGCATGAAGAGGGTGCGGCAATCATGATCCAGCTCACCCATCTCGGCCGGCGCACGCGCTGGGACAAGGGCGACTGGCTGCCGGTCGTGGCCCCATCGCATCATCGCGAGGCTTCCCACCGCTCCTTCCCGAAGAAGATGGAAGATTGGGACATCGAGCGCATCATCAAGGATTTCGCCGACGCTGCTGAGCGCATGAAGGCGGGCGGCATGGACGGTGTCGAGCTCGAAGCCTACGGCCATCTGATCGACCAGTTCACGTCGCCGCTCACCAACGAGCTCGACGGTCCCTATGGCGGCTCGCTCGATAACCGTTTGCGCTTCTGTCTCGACGTCTTCAAGGCGATCCGGCAAAGGGTGGGGAACGACTTCATTCTCGGAGTGCGCTATACCGCCGACGAATGTCTTCCGGGCGGTACCGGCAAGGGCGACGGCATCGAAATCTCCAAGCGCCTGAAGGCAAGCGGCCTGATCGATTACCTCAACGTCATTCGCGGCCACATCGATACCGATGCGGGTCTCACCGACGTGATCCCGATCCAGGGCATGGCGAATTCACCGCATCTCGATTTTGCTGGCGAAATTCGCGCCGCGACCGATTTTCCGACCTTCCATGCGGCGAAAATCCCTGACGTTGCCACCGCGCGCCACGCGATTGCCTCCGGCAAGGTCGACATGATCGGCATGACCCGCGCCCACATGACCGACCCGCACATCGTCCGCAAGATCATCGAAAAGCGGGAAGACGATATTCGTCCCTGCGTCGGCGCCAATTACTGTCTCGATCGCATCTACCAGGGCGGGGCGGCCTTCTGCATCCACAATGCCGCCACCGGCCGCGAACTGACCATGCCGCATATCGTGGCGAAGGCCGACGCCAAGAAAAAGGTCGTCATCGTCGGCGCTGGCCCGGCCGGTCTGGAAGCGGCGCGCGTCGCCGGAGAACGCGGCCACCAGGTCGTGGTTTTCGAAGCGGCGAACAATCCCGGCGGTCAGATCCGCCTCACCGCCCAGAGCGACCGCCGCAGGGAGATGATCAGCATCATCGACTGGCGCATGAGCCAGTGCGAGAAGTACGACGTCACCTTCCACTTCAACACCTGGGCGGAAGCCGACACTGTCGAGGCGGAAAATCCCGATGTCGTCATCATCGCGACCGGCGGCTTGCCGCATACCGAGGTCCTTGCGAGCGGCAACGAGCTGGTGGTCTCATCATGGGACATCATCTCCGGCGACGTGAAGCCTGGAACGAACGTGCTGATCTTCGACGATGCCGGCGATCATGCCGGCCTTCAGGCAGCCGAGTTTCTCGCCAAGGCAGGCGCCAAGGTCGAGATCATGACGCCGGACCGCTCCTTCGCGCCCGAGGTCATGGCCATGAACCTGGTGCCCTATATGCGGTCTCTGCAAAAGCATGACGTGACCTTCACCGTCACCTACCGTCTCGAAGCCGTTGAGAAGAGCGGCAACCAGCTCGTCGCCCATGTCGGGAGCGATTACGGCGGGATTGCCAGGCAGCAGAGCTTCGACCAGATCGTCGTCAATCATGGGACCATTCCGCTCGACGAGCTCTATTTCGAGCTGAAACCCAGCTCGAGCAATCTCGGCGAGATGTCGCACGACCAGCTTCTTTCCGGAGATCCCCAGTCCGTCATTCGCAATCCTGATGGCAAGTTCCAGCTGTTCCGGATCGGCGATGCGGTCGCCGCACGCAACACGCATGCCGCGGTCTATGACGGGCTGCGCATCGCAAAAGATATCTGA
- a CDS encoding Pyrroline-5-carboxylate reductase (PFAM: NADP oxidoreductase coenzyme F420-dependent~KEGG: ret:RHE_PF00409 putative pyrroline-5-carboxylate reductase protein): MSVSLRIGIIGGGGWLGGAIAGSILDAGLVEPRNLSLSYRSEQPRRFPNSFLTTDSQALADCSDVIVLSVRPDDWHALDVDAGGKLVISVMAGIRLDALSQCHNTGRVVRALPNAAAEVAKSYTPWIGASDVTEDDRALVRAIFQACGSEDEVARESDIDYLTGLSGSGPAFPALLAAAMMRDAVANGLPAEIARRAVNTVITGAGRLLERQDESPDDVVQTFVGYRGTTAAAIEGMRAAGFDASVAEGLSAAFKKSVSMGDAS; the protein is encoded by the coding sequence ATGAGCGTTTCCTTGAGGATCGGCATCATCGGCGGCGGCGGTTGGCTTGGCGGGGCAATCGCCGGCTCGATCCTTGATGCCGGCCTGGTTGAACCTCGAAATCTCTCCCTATCCTATCGCAGTGAGCAGCCGCGCCGTTTCCCGAATTCTTTCCTGACCACCGACAGTCAGGCGCTTGCCGACTGCTCGGACGTGATCGTTCTTTCCGTCCGTCCTGATGACTGGCATGCTCTTGATGTCGATGCCGGCGGCAAGCTGGTCATCTCGGTCATGGCGGGCATCCGCCTGGACGCACTTTCCCAATGCCACAACACCGGTCGCGTCGTGCGCGCTCTGCCGAATGCCGCTGCCGAAGTCGCCAAGTCCTATACGCCGTGGATTGGCGCGAGCGACGTCACCGAAGACGACCGAGCGCTTGTCCGCGCGATTTTTCAGGCATGCGGATCTGAGGACGAGGTCGCAAGGGAAAGCGACATCGATTACCTCACCGGCCTTTCCGGGTCTGGACCGGCCTTCCCGGCGCTGCTCGCCGCCGCCATGATGCGCGACGCCGTCGCGAATGGCCTGCCGGCGGAGATTGCGCGCCGCGCCGTCAACACGGTGATCACGGGCGCCGGCCGCCTGTTGGAGCGCCAAGACGAATCTCCTGACGATGTCGTTCAAACCTTTGTTGGCTATCGCGGAACCACGGCGGCAGCCATCGAAGGCATGCGCGCGGCCGGGTTCGACGCTTCGGTTGCGGAGGGACTGTCGGCAGCATTCAAGAAATCGGTGAGTATGGGAGACGCTTCCTGA